In Nasonia vitripennis strain AsymCx chromosome 2, Nvit_psr_1.1, whole genome shotgun sequence, a genomic segment contains:
- the LOC100120672 gene encoding protein TANC2 isoform X1 yields the protein MRSRDSMVYTPVSLGPDTDDEETLVNAEVYINDLAQIRALVESTGALNGGSICPSCEMPFDKGKKRRLIDSCGHERCYSCLFRSEACPLCAHEARRSRLHDNDDDEPDDDATDFQHLNYFNANHCIDWLENSSTVNSLCGSPRPRLKFAGRTHTPTQRSQELNDEGKCPKGKPPILPESAASRHKAQGMAQSCPTPPAQRKKFFLNAKALRSPFGSSRLSKREAPASEQNLTENPSALSAWMTASWEGKSQWPGLVLGKIRSLWSSSQGSTSDGLNQLIDASDKLPDDESVSPKPLTESALPPKSSGRRSGNSDLYMRLGLLLGHPRPSSSASGGDLASSVSLAQRPPPSRPASAQHLQTHHHHDVSAVSIASLASLEARTHASTNTSPVSTLTGTSSEAEVAAVALRSPLKSKGKGKGKKSRDCDSAGSLASISTSASTSMSMSMSVSVSGLSNGSASPMTSRRHSVTTSQPGQIDENAFKNRRTCARRSARTSNFKGSAADSRIRFLQQHAQLMLKPLFFEVPLLESDPLFTGRHWLLQELKSLVDGSSPGALISGSPGAGKTALILQLVDHSCFGRKRDQRAPSRIGGNGKIETREIDEDHELEINASAGTARMSIQQTNEKIRELASHVVAYHFCQADNNSTCLVPDLIHSLAAQLCQAPQLASYREYLLSEPHLQGSLSQKECTVDPDLALLRGIIEPLFSLRKAGRLPETNMVILIDSVCEAEYHRPDRGDTIASFLTRHAPNFPSWLKLVITVRSQLADCTKQLPYTRICLDKSINHNDATGVNVSRDLADYINYRLAQSSAIQANVTAVVNGKAESSCSATQTRFASHLLSLANGSFLFAKLTLDLLESGHLVAKSASYKVLPVSLAQIYLLHFNLRFPTAASFDKVQPLLGVCLAALYPLTLPEIFYSVNSLNNNFVVSWEDFLQRFKMLSGFLVKRLDNTYMFFHPSFREWLMRRDEGESTKFLCDLRLGHAAIAFRLSRLEAPLDGERALELGHHILKAHVYRGATPCWPSRDLQAAWLASSSECVSSALCTLRNVYSPNVKVSRLLLLSGASPNFITEYLGNAPALCMYAHEGSVEMVSLLLEFGADVELSNSQGCTALTLAAARGHCDVVRRLAAAGASLGHADMAGQCSLVHAARHGHLSVVGYLLACDWVVPSSDEGAAENTTPDIGREEAAQQAVVAAAAQGHESIVEYLLDMLEVVVDKPDTLIGETALTIAAANGSTSTVSALLARGADPATLNAKGFSALMLAGREGHWGTAERLLEGSLSRNKEEDVEVTTHLLKQRDPVGRSALSLAASEGHTNLIDLLLDKGAVLEDTDKEGLTALAWACVRGRLNAAQSLIERGADVNACDKTGRTPLDLAAFQGNPKLVQLLLERGAAIEHVDLHGMRPLDRAIGCRNIPVVQCFLRRGAKLGPATWAMAAGKPDILLILLNKLLEDGNVLYRKARLKEASHRYSYALRKFPTSPEQSQGPEHEDQNHVLAHIQSFAQLKMNFLLNLSRCKRKMEECEEAIELADEALKIRPLSYEAFYARAKAKLDADRLDEALDDIQEGLRVAPPQNRQDRRVLASLRDEIISRIEGTGIGSSKSGFGSCSSKTRIRASVDTLTEL from the exons ATCTGGCGCAAATCCGAGCGCTGGTGGAATCAACAGGCGCTTTGAACGGCGGTTCGATATGCCCATCCTGCGAGATGCCCTTCGACAAGGGCAAGAAGCGCCGGCTGATCGACTCTTGCGGCCACGAGCGCTGCTACTCCTGTCTGTTCCGCAGCGAAGCCTGTCCGCTCTGTGCGCATGAGGCGCGCCGCAGCCGACTCCACgataacgacgacgacgagcccgACGATGACGCTACCGATTTCCAGCACCTCAACTACTTCAACGCCAACCACTGCATCGACTGGCTCGAGAACTCGTCGACCGTCAACTCGCTCTGCGGCAGTCCCAGGCCCAGGCTCAAATTCGCCGGCAGAACCCACACGCCCACCCAAAGATCGCAG GAACTGAACGACGAAGGAAAATGCCCGAAGGGAAAGCCACCCATACTTCCAGAATCCGCTGCGTCTCGTCACAAAGCTCAAGGAATGGCACAAA GTTGTCCAACTCCGCCAGCGCAACGAAAAAAGTTCTTCCTGAATGCAAAAGCGTTGAGGAGTCCCTTCGGATCCAGTCGTCTGTCGAAGCGAGAGGCTCCAGCTTCCGAACAAAACCTGACGGAAAATCCGTCCGCTCTTTCCG CCTGGATGACAGCTTCCTGGGAAGGAAAGTCGCAGTGGCCGGGTCTCGTGCTCGGCAAGATCCGATCGCTTTGGAGCAGTAGCCAGGGATCGACGAGCGACGGCCTGAATCAGCTTATCGACGCGTCGGACAAACTCCCAG ACGACGAGAGCGTGTCCCCGAAACCTTTGACTGAGAGTGCGCTACCCCCGAAAAGTAGCGGCCGCAGATCCGGCAACTCCGACCTGTACATGCGTCTGGGTCTTCTCCTGGGTCACCCTCGGCCTTCGTCCTCGGCGAGTGGCGGCGATCTGGCATCCTCCGTCAGTTTAGCTCAGCGGCCTCCACCTTCGAGACCAGCCTCGGCTCAACATCTGCAGACTCACCACCATCACGATGTCTCGGCCGTCTCTATTGCCAGCCTTGCGAGTCTGGAGGCCAGGACTCATGCTTCCACCAACACCAGCCCCGTGTCCACCCTCACCGGGACCTCCAGCGAAGCCGAGGTCGCCGCGGTTGCGCTGCGCAGTCCTCTGAAATCTAAAG GCAAGGGCAAGGGCAAGAAATCACGGGACTGCGACAGCGCGGGTAGCTTGGCATCGATCTCGACGTCCGCCTCGACGTCCATGTCCATGTCCATGTCGGTCTCGGTTTCCGGCTTGTCAAACGGAAGCGCCAGCCCCATGACTTCCAGGAGACATTCCGTCACGACCTCTCAGCCCGGTCAGATCGACGAGAACGCCTTCAAAAATCGGCGCACCTGCGCAAGACGCTCCGCCAGAACTTCCAACTTTAAAGGTTCGGCTGCCGATTCGAGGA TACGATTCCTGCAGCAACACGCCCAGCTGATGCTGAAACCGCTGTTCTTCGAGGTACCGCTCCTCGAGAGCGATCCCCTGTTCACCGGTCGTCACTGGCTGCTTCAGGAGCTGAAGAGTCTGGTGGACGGTTCGAGTCCGGGTGCGTTGATCTCGGGCTCACCTGGCGCCGGCAAAACCGCCCTCATCCTCCAGCTCGTCGACCACAGCTGCTTCGGTCGGAAGAGGGACCAACGAGCCCCGTCCAGAATCGGCGGTAACGGAAAAATCGAGACGCGAGAGATCGACGAGGACCACGAACTCGAGATCAACGCCTCCGCCGGTACTGCTCGTATGAGCATTCAGCAGACCAACGAGAAG ATTCGCGAATTGGCCTCGCACGTGGTGGCCTATCACTTTTGCCAAGCGGACAACAACAGCACGTGCCTTGTTCCTGATCTTATTCATTCCCTGGCCGCCCAGCTCTGCCAAGCGCCCCAACTTGCCTCGTACCGCGAGTACCTCCTCTCCGAGCCCCACCTCCAGGGATCTCTGTCGCAGAAGGAGTGCACCGTCGACCCGGATCTTGCCCTTCTCCGAGGGATCATCGAGCCCCTCTTCAGTCTTCGAAAAGCCGGACGATTGCCCGAAACGAATATG GTCATACTGATCGACTCGGTGTGCGAAGCCGAGTACCACAGGCCGGACCGAGGCGACACAATAGCCTCCTTCCTGACTCGTCACGCGCCAAACTTCCCCAGCTGGCTGAAGCTCGTCATCACGGTTCGCAGCCAGTTGGCCGACTGCACGAAGCAGCTGCCCTACACGAGGATATGCCTCGACAAGAGCATCAACCACAACGACGCGACCGGCGTCAACGTCAGCAGAGACCTGGCCGACTACATCAACTATAGGCTGGCTCAGAGCTCGGCGATACAGGCCAACGTGACGGCGGTCGTCAACGGCAAGGCCGAGTCCTCCTGTTCCGCCACCCAGACCAGGTTCGCCTCGCACCTGCTGTCTCTGGCCAACGGCAGCTTCCTCTTCGCCAAGCTCACCCTCGACCTGCTCGAAAGCGGCCACCTCGTCGCCAAGTCCGCCAGCTACAAGGTTCTGCCAGTCTCACTGGCGCAGATCTACTTGCTGCACTTCAACCTGCGCTTCCCAACCGCGGCCTCGTTCGACAAGGTGCAGCCTCTGCTGGGCGTGTGTCTCGCTGCGCTCTACCCGCTGACTCTGCCGGAAATTTTCTACTCCGTCAACTCGCTGAACAACAACTTTGTCGTCTCCTGGGAAGACTTTCTGCAGAGGTTCAAG ATGCTCTCCGGCTTCCTCGTGAAGCGCCTCGACAACACCTACATGTTCTTCCACCCATCGTTCAGGGAATGGCTGATGCGTCGCGACGAGGGCGAATCGACCAAGTTCCTCTGCGACCTACGACTCGGTCACGCGGCGATAGCCTTCCGCCTCTCCCGTCTCGAGGCTCCTCTGGACGGCGAACGCGCTCTCGAGCTCGGGCACCACATCCTCAAGGCCCACGTCTACAGGGGAGCCACGCCCTGCTGGCCTTCGCGCGACCTGCAGGCCGCCTGGTTGGCCTCCTCGTCCGAGTGCGTCTCCTCGGCGCTCTGCACTCTGCGCAACGTCTACAGTCCCAACGTCAAGGTCTCGCGACTGCTGCTACTCTCCGGAGCCTCGCCGAACTTCATCACCGAATACTTGGGCAACGCGCCGGCTCTCTGCATGTACGCCCACGAGGGATCCGTCGAGATGGTCTCGCTCCTGCTGGAGTTCGGAGCCGACGTCGAGCTCAGCAACAGCCAGGGCTGCACAGCTCTCACCCTGGCGGCCGCTCGGGGCCACTGCGACGTCGTTCGAAG ACTGGCTGCTGCTGGAGCGTCGCTAGGTCACGCGGACATGGCCGGACAGTGCTCCCTCGTACACGCCGCGCGTCACGGACACCTGTCGGTCGTCGGCTACCTGCTGGCCTGCGACTGGGTCGTGCCCAGCAGCGACGAAGGTGCAGCCGAGAACACGACACCTGACATCGGCAGAGAAGAGGCGGCTCAGCAGGCCGTCGTCGCCGCAGCGGCTCAGGGACACGAGTCCATCGTCGAGTATCTGCTGGATATGTTGGAGGTGGTCGTCGACAAACCGGACACCCTGATCGGCGAGACCGCGCTGACGATCGCCGCGGCCAACGGCTCGACCTCCACCGTCTCGGCACTGCTCGCCCGAGGTGCCGATCCGGCGACCCTCAACGCCAAGGGCTTCTCGGCCCTGATGCTCGCCGGCAGGGAGGGTCACTGGGGCACCGCTGAAAGACTGCTCGAAG GCTCGCTCTCGAGGAACAAGGAGGAGGACGTCGAGGTGACGACGCACCTGCTGAAACAAAGAGACCCAGTGGGTCGATCGGCTCTGTCGCTGGCAGCTTCGGAGGGCCACACGAATCTGATAGATCTTCTGCTGGACAAGGGCGCCGTGCTCGAGGACACCGACAAGGAGGGCCTCACCGCTCTCGCCTGGGCTTGCGTCCGCGGCAGGCTGAACGCGGCCCAGTCTCTCATCGAACGAGGCGCCGACGTCAACGCGTGCGACAAGACTGGAAGGACGCCTCTCGATTTGGCCGCATTTCAG GGTAATCCAAAACTCGTCCAACTGCTGCTGGAGCGGGGCGCGGCGATCGAGCACGTCGATCTCCACGGCATGCGACCGCTCGACCGGGCGATCGGCTGCCGCAACATTCCGGTGGTGCAGTGTTTCCTACGCAGAGGAGCGAAGCTCGGACCGGCCACCTGGGCCATGGCTGCTGGCAAGCCAGATATCCTCCTCATACTGCTGAACAAGCTGCTGGAGGACGGCAACGTGCTCTACAGGAAGGCTCGACTGAAGGAGGCTTCGCACCGCTACTCGTACGCGCTCAGGAAGTTCCCGACCTCGCCCGAGCAGAGCCAGGGTCCCGAGCACGAGGACCAGAACCACGTGCTCGCCCACATCCAGTCCTTCGCCCAGCTCAAGATGAACTTTCTGCTGAACCTCAGCCGCTGCAAGCGCAAGATGGAG GAATGCGAAGAAGCGATAGAACTGGCGGACGAGGCTCTGAAAATCCGGCCGCTCTCCTACGAGGCTTTCTACGCCCGAGCCAAGGCAAAGCTGGACGCCGATCGACTGGACGAGGCCCTCGACGACATCCAGGAGGGTCTGCGCGTGGCTCCGCCGCAGAATCGTCAGGATCGAAGGGTCCTCGCGTCGCTGCGCGACGAGATCATCTCGAGGATCGAGGGCACTGGGATCGGCAGCAGCAAATCCGGCTTCGGGAGCTGCAGCTCCAAGACGAGGATACGCGCCTCTGTCGACACGCTCACCGAACTCTAG
- the LOC100120672 gene encoding protein TANC2 isoform X5, giving the protein MAPPDRLRSAGQQHGISHSVLDLAQIRALVESTGALNGGSICPSCEMPFDKGKKRRLIDSCGHERCYSCLFRSEACPLCAHEARRSRLHDNDDDEPDDDATDFQHLNYFNANHCIDWLENSSTVNSLCGSPRPRLKFAGRTHTPTQRSQELNDEGKCPKGKPPILPESAASRHKAQGMAQSCPTPPAQRKKFFLNAKALRSPFGSSRLSKREAPASEQNLTENPSALSDDESVSPKPLTESALPPKSSGRRSGNSDLYMRLGLLLGHPRPSSSASGGDLASSVSLAQRPPPSRPASAQHLQTHHHHDVSAVSIASLASLEARTHASTNTSPVSTLTGTSSEAEVAAVALRSPLKSKGKGKGKKSRDCDSAGSLASISTSASTSMSMSMSVSVSGLSNGSASPMTSRRHSVTTSQPGQIDENAFKNRRTCARRSARTSNFKGSAADSRIRFLQQHAQLMLKPLFFEVPLLESDPLFTGRHWLLQELKSLVDGSSPGALISGSPGAGKTALILQLVDHSCFGRKRDQRAPSRIGGNGKIETREIDEDHELEINASAGTARMSIQQTNEKIRELASHVVAYHFCQADNNSTCLVPDLIHSLAAQLCQAPQLASYREYLLSEPHLQGSLSQKECTVDPDLALLRGIIEPLFSLRKAGRLPETNMVILIDSVCEAEYHRPDRGDTIASFLTRHAPNFPSWLKLVITVRSQLADCTKQLPYTRICLDKSINHNDATGVNVSRDLADYINYRLAQSSAIQANVTAVVNGKAESSCSATQTRFASHLLSLANGSFLFAKLTLDLLESGHLVAKSASYKVLPVSLAQIYLLHFNLRFPTAASFDKVQPLLGVCLAALYPLTLPEIFYSVNSLNNNFVVSWEDFLQRFKMLSGFLVKRLDNTYMFFHPSFREWLMRRDEGESTKFLCDLRLGHAAIAFRLSRLEAPLDGERALELGHHILKAHVYRGATPCWPSRDLQAAWLASSSECVSSALCTLRNVYSPNVKVSRLLLLSGASPNFITEYLGNAPALCMYAHEGSVEMVSLLLEFGADVELSNSQGCTALTLAAARGHCDVVRRLAAAGASLGHADMAGQCSLVHAARHGHLSVVGYLLACDWVVPSSDEGAAENTTPDIGREEAAQQAVVAAAAQGHESIVEYLLDMLEVVVDKPDTLIGETALTIAAANGSTSTVSALLARGADPATLNAKGFSALMLAGREGHWGTAERLLEGSLSRNKEEDVEVTTHLLKQRDPVGRSALSLAASEGHTNLIDLLLDKGAVLEDTDKEGLTALAWACVRGRLNAAQSLIERGADVNACDKTGRTPLDLAAFQGNPKLVQLLLERGAAIEHVDLHGMRPLDRAIGCRNIPVVQCFLRRGAKLGPATWAMAAGKPDILLILLNKLLEDGNVLYRKARLKEASHRYSYALRKFPTSPEQSQGPEHEDQNHVLAHIQSFAQLKMNFLLNLSRCKRKMEECEEAIELADEALKIRPLSYEAFYARAKAKLDADRLDEALDDIQEGLRVAPPQNRQDRRVLASLRDEIISRIEGTGIGSSKSGFGSCSSKTRIRASVDTLTEL; this is encoded by the exons ATGGCGCCTCCCGACAGGCTCAGATCGGCGGGACAACAGCATGGCATCAGCCACTCCGTTTTGG ATCTGGCGCAAATCCGAGCGCTGGTGGAATCAACAGGCGCTTTGAACGGCGGTTCGATATGCCCATCCTGCGAGATGCCCTTCGACAAGGGCAAGAAGCGCCGGCTGATCGACTCTTGCGGCCACGAGCGCTGCTACTCCTGTCTGTTCCGCAGCGAAGCCTGTCCGCTCTGTGCGCATGAGGCGCGCCGCAGCCGACTCCACgataacgacgacgacgagcccgACGATGACGCTACCGATTTCCAGCACCTCAACTACTTCAACGCCAACCACTGCATCGACTGGCTCGAGAACTCGTCGACCGTCAACTCGCTCTGCGGCAGTCCCAGGCCCAGGCTCAAATTCGCCGGCAGAACCCACACGCCCACCCAAAGATCGCAG GAACTGAACGACGAAGGAAAATGCCCGAAGGGAAAGCCACCCATACTTCCAGAATCCGCTGCGTCTCGTCACAAAGCTCAAGGAATGGCACAAA GTTGTCCAACTCCGCCAGCGCAACGAAAAAAGTTCTTCCTGAATGCAAAAGCGTTGAGGAGTCCCTTCGGATCCAGTCGTCTGTCGAAGCGAGAGGCTCCAGCTTCCGAACAAAACCTGACGGAAAATCCGTCCGCTCTTTCCG ACGACGAGAGCGTGTCCCCGAAACCTTTGACTGAGAGTGCGCTACCCCCGAAAAGTAGCGGCCGCAGATCCGGCAACTCCGACCTGTACATGCGTCTGGGTCTTCTCCTGGGTCACCCTCGGCCTTCGTCCTCGGCGAGTGGCGGCGATCTGGCATCCTCCGTCAGTTTAGCTCAGCGGCCTCCACCTTCGAGACCAGCCTCGGCTCAACATCTGCAGACTCACCACCATCACGATGTCTCGGCCGTCTCTATTGCCAGCCTTGCGAGTCTGGAGGCCAGGACTCATGCTTCCACCAACACCAGCCCCGTGTCCACCCTCACCGGGACCTCCAGCGAAGCCGAGGTCGCCGCGGTTGCGCTGCGCAGTCCTCTGAAATCTAAAG GCAAGGGCAAGGGCAAGAAATCACGGGACTGCGACAGCGCGGGTAGCTTGGCATCGATCTCGACGTCCGCCTCGACGTCCATGTCCATGTCCATGTCGGTCTCGGTTTCCGGCTTGTCAAACGGAAGCGCCAGCCCCATGACTTCCAGGAGACATTCCGTCACGACCTCTCAGCCCGGTCAGATCGACGAGAACGCCTTCAAAAATCGGCGCACCTGCGCAAGACGCTCCGCCAGAACTTCCAACTTTAAAGGTTCGGCTGCCGATTCGAGGA TACGATTCCTGCAGCAACACGCCCAGCTGATGCTGAAACCGCTGTTCTTCGAGGTACCGCTCCTCGAGAGCGATCCCCTGTTCACCGGTCGTCACTGGCTGCTTCAGGAGCTGAAGAGTCTGGTGGACGGTTCGAGTCCGGGTGCGTTGATCTCGGGCTCACCTGGCGCCGGCAAAACCGCCCTCATCCTCCAGCTCGTCGACCACAGCTGCTTCGGTCGGAAGAGGGACCAACGAGCCCCGTCCAGAATCGGCGGTAACGGAAAAATCGAGACGCGAGAGATCGACGAGGACCACGAACTCGAGATCAACGCCTCCGCCGGTACTGCTCGTATGAGCATTCAGCAGACCAACGAGAAG ATTCGCGAATTGGCCTCGCACGTGGTGGCCTATCACTTTTGCCAAGCGGACAACAACAGCACGTGCCTTGTTCCTGATCTTATTCATTCCCTGGCCGCCCAGCTCTGCCAAGCGCCCCAACTTGCCTCGTACCGCGAGTACCTCCTCTCCGAGCCCCACCTCCAGGGATCTCTGTCGCAGAAGGAGTGCACCGTCGACCCGGATCTTGCCCTTCTCCGAGGGATCATCGAGCCCCTCTTCAGTCTTCGAAAAGCCGGACGATTGCCCGAAACGAATATG GTCATACTGATCGACTCGGTGTGCGAAGCCGAGTACCACAGGCCGGACCGAGGCGACACAATAGCCTCCTTCCTGACTCGTCACGCGCCAAACTTCCCCAGCTGGCTGAAGCTCGTCATCACGGTTCGCAGCCAGTTGGCCGACTGCACGAAGCAGCTGCCCTACACGAGGATATGCCTCGACAAGAGCATCAACCACAACGACGCGACCGGCGTCAACGTCAGCAGAGACCTGGCCGACTACATCAACTATAGGCTGGCTCAGAGCTCGGCGATACAGGCCAACGTGACGGCGGTCGTCAACGGCAAGGCCGAGTCCTCCTGTTCCGCCACCCAGACCAGGTTCGCCTCGCACCTGCTGTCTCTGGCCAACGGCAGCTTCCTCTTCGCCAAGCTCACCCTCGACCTGCTCGAAAGCGGCCACCTCGTCGCCAAGTCCGCCAGCTACAAGGTTCTGCCAGTCTCACTGGCGCAGATCTACTTGCTGCACTTCAACCTGCGCTTCCCAACCGCGGCCTCGTTCGACAAGGTGCAGCCTCTGCTGGGCGTGTGTCTCGCTGCGCTCTACCCGCTGACTCTGCCGGAAATTTTCTACTCCGTCAACTCGCTGAACAACAACTTTGTCGTCTCCTGGGAAGACTTTCTGCAGAGGTTCAAG ATGCTCTCCGGCTTCCTCGTGAAGCGCCTCGACAACACCTACATGTTCTTCCACCCATCGTTCAGGGAATGGCTGATGCGTCGCGACGAGGGCGAATCGACCAAGTTCCTCTGCGACCTACGACTCGGTCACGCGGCGATAGCCTTCCGCCTCTCCCGTCTCGAGGCTCCTCTGGACGGCGAACGCGCTCTCGAGCTCGGGCACCACATCCTCAAGGCCCACGTCTACAGGGGAGCCACGCCCTGCTGGCCTTCGCGCGACCTGCAGGCCGCCTGGTTGGCCTCCTCGTCCGAGTGCGTCTCCTCGGCGCTCTGCACTCTGCGCAACGTCTACAGTCCCAACGTCAAGGTCTCGCGACTGCTGCTACTCTCCGGAGCCTCGCCGAACTTCATCACCGAATACTTGGGCAACGCGCCGGCTCTCTGCATGTACGCCCACGAGGGATCCGTCGAGATGGTCTCGCTCCTGCTGGAGTTCGGAGCCGACGTCGAGCTCAGCAACAGCCAGGGCTGCACAGCTCTCACCCTGGCGGCCGCTCGGGGCCACTGCGACGTCGTTCGAAG ACTGGCTGCTGCTGGAGCGTCGCTAGGTCACGCGGACATGGCCGGACAGTGCTCCCTCGTACACGCCGCGCGTCACGGACACCTGTCGGTCGTCGGCTACCTGCTGGCCTGCGACTGGGTCGTGCCCAGCAGCGACGAAGGTGCAGCCGAGAACACGACACCTGACATCGGCAGAGAAGAGGCGGCTCAGCAGGCCGTCGTCGCCGCAGCGGCTCAGGGACACGAGTCCATCGTCGAGTATCTGCTGGATATGTTGGAGGTGGTCGTCGACAAACCGGACACCCTGATCGGCGAGACCGCGCTGACGATCGCCGCGGCCAACGGCTCGACCTCCACCGTCTCGGCACTGCTCGCCCGAGGTGCCGATCCGGCGACCCTCAACGCCAAGGGCTTCTCGGCCCTGATGCTCGCCGGCAGGGAGGGTCACTGGGGCACCGCTGAAAGACTGCTCGAAG GCTCGCTCTCGAGGAACAAGGAGGAGGACGTCGAGGTGACGACGCACCTGCTGAAACAAAGAGACCCAGTGGGTCGATCGGCTCTGTCGCTGGCAGCTTCGGAGGGCCACACGAATCTGATAGATCTTCTGCTGGACAAGGGCGCCGTGCTCGAGGACACCGACAAGGAGGGCCTCACCGCTCTCGCCTGGGCTTGCGTCCGCGGCAGGCTGAACGCGGCCCAGTCTCTCATCGAACGAGGCGCCGACGTCAACGCGTGCGACAAGACTGGAAGGACGCCTCTCGATTTGGCCGCATTTCAG GGTAATCCAAAACTCGTCCAACTGCTGCTGGAGCGGGGCGCGGCGATCGAGCACGTCGATCTCCACGGCATGCGACCGCTCGACCGGGCGATCGGCTGCCGCAACATTCCGGTGGTGCAGTGTTTCCTACGCAGAGGAGCGAAGCTCGGACCGGCCACCTGGGCCATGGCTGCTGGCAAGCCAGATATCCTCCTCATACTGCTGAACAAGCTGCTGGAGGACGGCAACGTGCTCTACAGGAAGGCTCGACTGAAGGAGGCTTCGCACCGCTACTCGTACGCGCTCAGGAAGTTCCCGACCTCGCCCGAGCAGAGCCAGGGTCCCGAGCACGAGGACCAGAACCACGTGCTCGCCCACATCCAGTCCTTCGCCCAGCTCAAGATGAACTTTCTGCTGAACCTCAGCCGCTGCAAGCGCAAGATGGAG GAATGCGAAGAAGCGATAGAACTGGCGGACGAGGCTCTGAAAATCCGGCCGCTCTCCTACGAGGCTTTCTACGCCCGAGCCAAGGCAAAGCTGGACGCCGATCGACTGGACGAGGCCCTCGACGACATCCAGGAGGGTCTGCGCGTGGCTCCGCCGCAGAATCGTCAGGATCGAAGGGTCCTCGCGTCGCTGCGCGACGAGATCATCTCGAGGATCGAGGGCACTGGGATCGGCAGCAGCAAATCCGGCTTCGGGAGCTGCAGCTCCAAGACGAGGATACGCGCCTCTGTCGACACGCTCACCGAACTCTAG